From one Candidatus Rhodoluna planktonica genomic stretch:
- a CDS encoding DNA alkylation repair protein, producing MELNAASVIQALAAFSRPDQIVQYLRFFKTGPGQYGEGDVFIAVKVPETRSVAKQFKDLPAEEIDILMQSPVHEHRLCGLVILTERFKRAKTEAARKEIFNHYLQLAYEGRINNWDLVDVTAHRIGAYLIDRPGSMELLESLARSEKLWERRIAMVFTFAYIGVGRLDEPLHIAEMLLGDIEDLMHKAVGWGLREVGKKDVEKLRKFLSRFAASMPRTALRYSIEKFDETERKYWLAQKQLQATS from the coding sequence ATGGAACTAAATGCGGCGAGTGTCATTCAGGCGCTCGCCGCATTTTCACGTCCAGACCAGATTGTTCAATACCTACGGTTTTTCAAGACCGGTCCGGGTCAGTATGGTGAGGGCGATGTTTTTATTGCGGTGAAGGTGCCGGAAACCCGTTCGGTGGCCAAGCAATTCAAAGATTTACCAGCTGAAGAAATCGACATACTGATGCAATCGCCAGTTCACGAGCATCGTCTCTGTGGTCTGGTGATTCTTACCGAGCGATTCAAACGCGCAAAAACAGAGGCCGCACGCAAAGAGATTTTCAATCACTACCTTCAGCTGGCTTACGAGGGTCGAATAAATAACTGGGATTTGGTTGATGTGACCGCGCATCGCATTGGTGCTTATCTAATTGATCGTCCAGGTTCGATGGAACTTCTTGAATCTTTGGCAAGAAGTGAAAAATTGTGGGAACGACGAATCGCCATGGTTTTCACTTTTGCCTACATCGGCGTCGGTCGTCTTGATGAGCCCCTGCATATTGCAGAGATGCTGCTGGGCGACATAGAAGACCTAATGCACAAAGCAGTCGGCTGGGGCCTTCGGGAAGTCGGTAAAAAAGATGTCGAAAAATTGCGAAAATTTTTGAGCCGCTTCGCGGCTTCGATGCCGCGCACTGCACTGCGATATTCCATCGAAAAATTTGATGAGACCGAGCGTAAATATTGGCTAGCTCAAAAGCAACTTCAGGCGACTAGCTAA
- a CDS encoding exodeoxyribonuclease III — protein sequence MRIATHNVNSIRTRVDRVVDWLVRKDVDVLAMQEIKCKPEQFPYAKFEDAGYKITMHGLNQWNGVAFASRIDAEDVEIGFSEMPGFDKAVGPTDGGANGEQLEARAIAATFDGVRLWSLYVPNGRELQDPHYIYKLDWLDRLAANAAQWVEYEPDLPFALMGDFNIAPFDQDVWNIDDFAGSTHVSEPERNAFFAFEQIGLHDVVRERGVEGYTYWDYQQLRFPKNEGMRIDFILGSEPFAERVTAAEIDRDERKGEAPSDHVPVIVDLN from the coding sequence ATGCGCATCGCTACCCACAATGTAAATTCAATTCGCACGCGAGTCGATCGGGTCGTCGACTGGTTGGTTCGAAAAGACGTGGATGTTCTTGCCATGCAAGAAATAAAGTGCAAACCCGAACAGTTTCCATATGCCAAATTCGAGGATGCCGGCTACAAAATCACCATGCACGGGCTAAACCAGTGGAACGGTGTTGCCTTTGCCAGCCGGATTGATGCTGAAGATGTCGAAATTGGCTTTTCCGAAATGCCTGGCTTCGACAAAGCAGTTGGGCCCACCGACGGTGGAGCAAATGGTGAGCAACTTGAAGCTCGAGCAATTGCTGCGACATTCGATGGTGTGCGTCTGTGGTCGCTTTATGTTCCTAACGGTCGCGAACTGCAAGACCCGCACTATATTTACAAACTTGATTGGTTAGACCGCCTGGCAGCGAACGCGGCCCAATGGGTTGAATACGAACCTGATTTACCTTTTGCTTTGATGGGTGACTTTAACATCGCCCCCTTCGACCAAGATGTCTGGAACATCGACGACTTTGCCGGTTCCACTCACGTGTCTGAACCTGAGCGCAACGCTTTTTTTGCATTTGAGCAAATTGGTTTGCACGATGTGGTTCGCGAACGCGGGGTTGAAGGCTACACCTACTGGGATTACCAGCAACTTCGCTTTCCAAAGAATGAGGGGATGCGAATCGACTTCATTCTGGGATCTGAGCCTTTTGCCGAGCGCGTCACCGCCGCCGAAATTGATCGAGACGAGCGCAAAGGTGAAGCGCCTAGCGACCATGTTCCGGTAATTGTTGACTTAAATTAG
- a CDS encoding sensor histidine kinase produces the protein MNYVGSLSGKYAITFSAWLLLSPVSIFLTYSFTPEGANGTYFEWMILGFIGHAVTGAVLVLGWLVFSKLKPGGLKALLVLLLFAIAGAIRGFSVGFFGDLMGLINEPDYLGRIRSGSVLVLVWFSFAAVLIETNSEFRNALAEVRSAAQTSVLLAQKSKLVVAEYRVEISDQVRGLLETALSKTQSATELTKIISQVLKPLVNTERLSEFDEKLKSASDELSTRFSFSLRETLRTMVTKSSFNGVVVAFVYLASTASSRLWVSTFEIFVLDILINSIWIIAGSKLAARSLATLKARQRIVAVLLSWLVLANGAGIISETLHAGNVVFTPTSALFAIAVLIVIVLTSALDAYRLQHAEKIAELSVLNAQLDWYRRSIHQALWVEKRRLTRLIHSQVQSRILATAARVARQNPDGQITEEELDELKQVCLTAIYSDEVNTDVAAFLEQIAEVFSGASEIVSSISDEAQEVLSSEPAVAAASLEIIREGINNAVKHGKANRVEIKVSLEPQQHLDKHLVVIEIFDDGNSLAKKMQPGIGQKTLDELAIDWKIFRKKGQTLLQAKVPVG, from the coding sequence TTGAACTATGTAGGTTCGCTAAGTGGCAAATATGCCATCACATTTTCAGCGTGGCTACTGCTATCGCCAGTGAGCATTTTTCTGACCTATTCATTTACGCCCGAGGGCGCCAATGGCACATATTTCGAATGGATGATTCTTGGGTTTATTGGCCATGCCGTAACCGGCGCGGTGCTGGTTTTGGGTTGGTTGGTTTTTTCAAAACTAAAACCTGGCGGCTTGAAAGCGCTGCTGGTTTTGCTGCTATTTGCAATTGCTGGCGCAATTCGCGGCTTTTCGGTGGGCTTTTTTGGCGACTTGATGGGCTTGATCAACGAGCCTGACTATCTTGGTCGAATTCGAAGTGGCTCGGTTTTGGTTCTAGTTTGGTTTTCGTTTGCGGCCGTTCTAATCGAGACTAATTCTGAATTTAGGAATGCCCTAGCGGAGGTTCGTTCAGCAGCCCAAACCAGTGTCCTTTTGGCCCAAAAATCGAAACTCGTCGTCGCTGAATATCGGGTCGAAATCAGCGATCAGGTTAGGGGTTTGCTCGAGACTGCTTTGAGTAAAACGCAGAGTGCAACCGAGCTAACCAAAATAATCAGCCAGGTTTTGAAACCTTTGGTCAATACTGAACGGCTTTCGGAATTCGACGAGAAACTCAAGTCAGCCAGCGACGAACTGAGCACTAGATTTTCATTTTCATTGCGGGAAACTCTGCGGACGATGGTTACAAAATCCTCGTTTAATGGAGTAGTCGTGGCGTTTGTCTATTTAGCCAGCACGGCATCGAGTCGACTTTGGGTCAGCACTTTCGAAATCTTTGTTCTCGATATTTTGATCAACTCAATTTGGATCATTGCCGGATCAAAACTTGCGGCGCGCAGTTTGGCCACGTTGAAGGCAAGGCAAAGAATCGTAGCCGTGCTGCTTAGCTGGCTAGTGCTAGCAAATGGTGCAGGCATCATCAGCGAAACTTTGCACGCTGGCAATGTAGTTTTCACACCCACATCAGCGCTCTTCGCAATTGCGGTGTTGATTGTCATTGTTCTGACTTCGGCGTTAGACGCTTACCGGCTGCAGCACGCCGAAAAAATTGCCGAACTTTCTGTTTTGAATGCCCAGCTTGACTGGTATCGCCGCTCGATACATCAGGCGCTGTGGGTTGAAAAACGGCGACTAACCAGGTTGATTCATTCGCAAGTTCAGTCGCGCATTTTGGCGACAGCCGCTCGGGTGGCCCGACAAAACCCAGACGGACAAATTACTGAAGAAGAACTAGATGAATTGAAGCAGGTCTGCCTGACCGCAATTTACTCGGATGAAGTGAACACAGACGTTGCTGCTTTCTTAGAGCAAATCGCCGAGGTGTTTAGCGGTGCCTCAGAAATAGTTTCATCGATTAGCGATGAGGCTCAGGAAGTATTGAGCAGCGAACCGGCAGTTGCCGCCGCCAGCTTAGAAATTATCCGCGAGGGAATTAATAATGCCGTCAAACACGGCAAAGCTAATCGTGTCGAAATCAAAGTCAGTCTTGAGCCACAACAACATCTAGATAAGCATCTAGTCGTGATTGAGATTTTTGATGACGGCAATTCATTAGCAAAAAAAATGCAGCCTGGAATTGGGCAAAAAACCTTGGATGAATTAGCAATCGACTGGAAGATTTTCAGGAAAAAAGGCCAAACACTTTTGCAGGCAAAGGTTCCGGTGGGCTAA
- a CDS encoding response regulator, which translates to MTNPLPLRKVLIVEDEGFTRSLTAEVLSRAGFDVAEASNAVLAKRAVLDFDPDAMVVDIELGDGPSGLDLISALSKTHSHIAFVLLSNFVPTSADLDELNRVSYLSKRETDNVGRLLEVLEDALRNRSDETVEKVSKNNPLSRLTKNQLEILRLVASGATNNEIAQVRRSSTRAVEKSIERLYATLNIHRDGKSSPRLAAARIYAEIAGTPHGGQKL; encoded by the coding sequence GTGACTAACCCTCTTCCTTTGCGCAAAGTGCTGATTGTCGAAGACGAGGGCTTCACACGTTCACTAACCGCCGAAGTTTTGAGCCGAGCCGGTTTTGACGTTGCTGAGGCAAGTAATGCGGTTCTAGCAAAACGCGCGGTCCTGGATTTTGACCCAGACGCGATGGTTGTCGACATTGAATTAGGCGATGGGCCATCTGGGCTTGATTTGATTAGTGCTCTGAGTAAAACACATTCTCATATTGCTTTCGTTTTGCTATCGAATTTTGTGCCAACTAGCGCCGACCTAGATGAACTCAATCGTGTTTCGTACTTATCGAAGCGCGAAACTGACAATGTTGGCCGACTTCTCGAGGTACTAGAAGATGCACTTCGAAATCGCTCTGACGAGACAGTTGAAAAAGTGTCTAAGAACAACCCCCTTTCTAGGCTTACTAAAAACCAACTTGAGATCCTAAGGCTGGTCGCCAGCGGGGCAACAAATAATGAAATTGCTCAGGTCAGAAGATCATCAACTAGAGCTGTCGAAAAATCGATAGAGCGGTTATATGCGACATTGAATATTCACCGGGATGGAAAATCAAGTCCGAGACTTGCTGCCGCAAGGATCTATGCCGAAATTGCCGGCACTCCGCACGGTGGGCAAAAACTTTGA
- a CDS encoding BspA family leucine-rich repeat surface protein: MFKRIFTILLSAILAAGSLVALAAPATASVGPMTIRYVTTAANQTVCLPIGGTNTGVKVDWKDGSALDSTILSSGTSAHMTHAFATAGTYDVEIAEGTITRFGSEFCATGTKGKMVAVLSWGNQIDNITSLERAFNEETEFIDVPNVMPPKVTTLAFTFARAYKFNDADISAWNIGGSIVGGIDSYGVTSLLYTFHRAIAFNRPLNGWNTSKVINMSQTFSGGYNQVTPFNQSLDNWDTANVTNMSYMFSYSSFNQPIGSWDVSRVGNFSNMFSENNRFNQDLENWDTSAATDFSYMFYFATAFNGKVTNWKTNRATSMWSMFAYARNFDQPVQHISGTNIWKTSVVTNMSSVFLGAAKFNQDVSSWDTSATTTMESMFQSATSFNQDLSLWNTSRVTNMYGMFSSADSFDQSLASWDITKLAADSANPAGNGSANHMLTSAAGKGMSPANYSATLRGWAATLEAYKLAGNTPAVVALGAGSRKYFCDAATLAARDKLFTVGTTPYFGWTFGSADSPALCSGQQTVTWAPTNTTVDEGTATIVPNKKAFSDGHGAISYQVDSSTGTMVCSVANSGTITFTGVGSCVVRATAAAVEDIPNIDLTTGFRQVTFTARATQVITWTPSNLTALNTDATLTPDVLAGSNDVAGTISYSVQNAGTTGCTVNSTTGVIAFNASGTCTIRASAQSTANSAAGFTDVSFVISAPPASSGGGAGGNVVEVKASPKVTEVSKKRVVGTRPTAIELVGQDLKNVSQIRVGSKTLPVVVADDEKLNFVLPTLASGTYQVELVHEDSLIAVAQTITVVAPTIAVSKFAGDSAKLTSQKIKTIRNAVSLYSGAGSLTCIGSTSGAKATRFDIVLARQRAFAACNLAKKINPSLVTSIKVTPALGLGAKNRKVELQFSK, encoded by the coding sequence GTGTTTAAGCGCATCTTCACGATTCTTCTTTCGGCAATCCTTGCTGCTGGCTCTCTGGTTGCTCTAGCAGCACCTGCTACCGCAAGCGTTGGGCCAATGACCATTCGCTATGTAACTACGGCTGCCAATCAAACAGTGTGTTTGCCAATTGGCGGCACCAACACCGGGGTCAAAGTTGATTGGAAAGATGGCTCAGCGCTTGATTCAACCATCCTGAGTTCTGGAACTAGCGCACATATGACCCACGCATTTGCAACTGCTGGTACCTACGACGTTGAAATTGCTGAAGGAACAATAACTCGATTTGGCAGTGAGTTCTGCGCAACCGGCACCAAGGGCAAGATGGTCGCAGTTTTGAGTTGGGGAAATCAAATTGACAACATCACATCACTTGAGCGTGCCTTCAACGAAGAAACGGAGTTTATCGATGTGCCGAATGTGATGCCGCCAAAGGTCACAACCCTTGCATTCACCTTCGCACGAGCCTACAAATTTAATGATGCCGACATTTCCGCTTGGAATATTGGCGGATCAATTGTCGGTGGAATCGATTCTTATGGTGTGACCTCATTGCTCTACACATTTCACAGAGCAATCGCTTTTAACCGGCCATTGAATGGCTGGAACACCTCCAAGGTGATCAACATGTCACAGACTTTTTCTGGCGGCTACAACCAAGTCACGCCGTTTAATCAGTCACTGGATAACTGGGATACAGCAAATGTGACAAACATGTCATACATGTTTTCTTACAGCTCGTTTAACCAGCCAATCGGAAGTTGGGATGTTTCGAGGGTAGGTAACTTCTCAAATATGTTCAGCGAAAATAACAGGTTTAATCAAGATTTGGAGAACTGGGACACCTCTGCTGCAACTGACTTTTCCTACATGTTTTACTTCGCAACAGCATTTAACGGCAAAGTGACAAACTGGAAAACAAATCGCGCTACAAGCATGTGGTCGATGTTTGCCTACGCTCGCAATTTTGATCAACCTGTGCAGCACATCTCAGGGACAAATATTTGGAAAACAAGTGTCGTGACAAACATGTCTTCCGTATTTTTGGGAGCAGCAAAATTCAACCAAGATGTTTCAAGTTGGGATACCAGCGCCACCACCACCATGGAGAGCATGTTTCAATCAGCAACTTCCTTCAATCAAGATCTTTCGCTGTGGAACACCAGCAGAGTGACGAACATGTATGGAATGTTTTCCAGCGCCGATAGTTTTGATCAAAGTTTGGCATCTTGGGACATCACGAAGTTGGCCGCGGACTCTGCTAATCCAGCTGGTAACGGATCAGCAAATCACATGCTAACCAGCGCCGCCGGAAAAGGAATGTCGCCTGCTAATTACTCAGCAACGTTGCGCGGTTGGGCAGCCACACTTGAGGCCTATAAGCTAGCGGGCAACACTCCCGCTGTAGTTGCACTTGGTGCAGGGTCAAGAAAATACTTTTGCGATGCTGCAACGCTAGCTGCCAGAGACAAACTTTTCACCGTTGGCACCACACCTTACTTTGGCTGGACCTTTGGTAGCGCCGATTCACCTGCACTTTGTTCTGGCCAGCAAACGGTTACCTGGGCGCCGACCAACACCACGGTGGATGAGGGCACTGCGACTATCGTCCCAAATAAAAAGGCCTTCTCGGATGGGCACGGTGCAATAAGTTATCAGGTAGATAGCTCCACCGGCACGATGGTGTGTTCAGTAGCCAACTCGGGAACAATTACCTTCACCGGAGTTGGTTCTTGCGTGGTGAGGGCTACCGCTGCGGCAGTCGAAGATATTCCTAATATCGATCTCACAACTGGGTTTCGGCAAGTAACTTTTACTGCCAGAGCAACACAGGTAATTACTTGGACCCCCAGTAATTTGACTGCGCTCAACACCGACGCAACGCTGACACCCGATGTTTTGGCGGGCAGCAATGACGTAGCCGGGACAATTAGTTATTCAGTTCAGAACGCAGGAACTACCGGTTGCACGGTCAATTCAACAACCGGTGTAATCGCATTCAATGCATCTGGTACCTGCACGATTCGAGCAAGTGCACAGTCAACCGCAAATTCTGCCGCTGGTTTTACTGACGTAAGTTTTGTGATCAGTGCACCACCAGCTTCAAGTGGTGGCGGTGCTGGCGGCAATGTCGTCGAGGTCAAAGCGTCGCCCAAGGTGACTGAGGTGAGCAAGAAACGAGTGGTTGGCACTCGACCCACCGCGATTGAATTGGTTGGGCAAGACCTAAAAAATGTTTCTCAAATTCGCGTTGGTTCGAAAACTTTGCCGGTTGTAGTTGCCGACGATGAAAAACTCAACTTCGTTTTGCCCACCTTGGCCTCAGGCACCTATCAGGTCGAACTGGTGCACGAAGATTCGCTGATTGCAGTTGCGCAAACCATCACAGTTGTTGCGCCCACAATTGCAGTTTCGAAATTTGCCGGTGACTCGGCGAAGCTAACTTCGCAAAAAATTAAAACGATTAGAAATGCAGTTTCGCTTTACTCGGGCGCTGGTTCGTTGACCTGCATCGGTTCTACCTCTGGGGCTAAGGCCACACGATTCGATATTGTTCTTGCGCGGCAAAGGGCGTTCGCTGCCTGCAACTTGGCAAAGAAAATAAACCCAAGTCTGGTTACCTCAATTAAGGTGACTCCAGCCCTGGGCTTAGGCGCTAAAAACCGTAAAGTTGAATTGCAGTTCAGCAAATAA
- the pyrE gene encoding orotate phosphoribosyltransferase, protein MTFSSAAKPRLVELIKELAVIHGRVTLSSGIEADYYVDLRRATLHHEAAPLIGQVMLDLLAAEGITEFDAVGGLTMGADPVATAILHQAAARGRQVDAFVVRKQAKAHGMGRQVEGPDVSGKKVVVVEDTSTTGGSPLTAAKALEEAGAIIVAVATVVDRATGADKVIGDAGYKYVSAVSLEDLDLA, encoded by the coding sequence ATGACCTTTTCATCTGCCGCAAAGCCACGTCTAGTTGAGCTAATCAAAGAATTAGCTGTAATTCACGGACGCGTCACATTATCGAGCGGCATTGAGGCCGACTACTACGTAGATTTGCGGCGTGCCACGCTGCATCACGAAGCGGCGCCACTTATTGGTCAGGTGATGCTCGATTTACTGGCTGCCGAGGGCATTACCGAATTCGACGCGGTTGGTGGTCTCACCATGGGTGCCGACCCAGTTGCCACCGCAATCTTGCATCAGGCTGCAGCACGCGGTCGCCAGGTAGATGCTTTTGTTGTGCGCAAGCAGGCTAAAGCACACGGTATGGGTCGCCAGGTTGAGGGCCCAGACGTAAGCGGCAAAAAAGTCGTGGTTGTCGAAGACACTTCAACTACCGGAGGTTCACCGCTCACGGCTGCAAAGGCATTAGAAGAAGCGGGTGCAATTATTGTTGCGGTAGCAACTGTGGTAGATCGAGCTACAGGGGCCGACAAGGTTATCGGCGATGCCGGATATAAATATGTAAGTGCGGTGTCTCTTGAAGACCTCGACCTCGCTTAA
- a CDS encoding response regulator transcription factor, whose translation MSENSNFRRRILIVEDENLTRVLISNLLTSEGFEVQTADSALHASKLTKDFDPDALIVDISLGKGPTGIDLVHSLQATRPYLSFLVLSNFAAPPASIKELKSVAYLQKNQISDPKVLISALNSAMSKPDAAQNYPFKVPNEVSKLTAQQLKVLGLVAQGLSNSEIASRRNTTVESTEQMIGRIYKKLGLERNSAATLRVQATKIYRETLGNN comes from the coding sequence GTGAGCGAAAACTCCAACTTCAGACGCAGAATACTTATAGTTGAAGATGAAAACTTGACTAGGGTTCTCATATCAAATCTTTTGACATCTGAGGGTTTTGAAGTGCAAACCGCCGATAGCGCTCTTCATGCATCGAAACTAACTAAAGATTTTGACCCAGATGCTCTTATTGTAGATATTTCGCTTGGCAAAGGTCCCACCGGGATTGACCTAGTTCATTCCCTTCAGGCAACTAGGCCTTATTTGAGTTTTTTAGTTTTATCTAATTTTGCTGCTCCACCGGCATCAATTAAAGAACTAAAGAGTGTTGCCTATCTGCAAAAGAACCAGATTTCAGATCCGAAGGTTTTGATATCGGCTTTGAACAGTGCGATGTCAAAACCTGATGCGGCTCAAAACTATCCATTCAAGGTTCCGAATGAGGTGTCTAAGCTCACCGCACAACAGTTGAAAGTTTTGGGGCTAGTAGCACAGGGTCTTAGCAACAGTGAAATTGCCTCGCGAAGAAACACAACTGTAGAGTCAACCGAACAGATGATAGGCCGAATCTATAAAAAGCTTGGTCTTGAGCGCAATAGTGCGGCAACCTTGAGAGTGCAGGCAACCAAAATATATCGCGAGACTCTCGGCAACAACTAG
- a CDS encoding CASTOR/POLLUX-related putative ion channel gives MSDNNRSFGQGAQGEPDAPKANKIRFAQRLRYNFDNSIASSKSFMAFMGLAVVVVAVLITALRYNTEGADAEGANFFDRFWSTIAILFLGAGKPDANWGQRVLAIVFWASSLIFTATVIGFISSKILGIVTMMKKGKSAVLDGGHTLILGWSNRIFPILKELAIANQNVRKAKVVVFSNIDRETMEDEIASRAGELGKLKVITRFGDATNPADLQRANVSAAKSIIVLDSDSSGDATVVSTVLALKAVNASSVNKIIAEVDDANTAEALQTATEGRVIPVRSHDVIARVTAQASRQPGLAAVTLDLLDFDGDEIYFNQVPALAGKTYGDALLAFNTASVIGLVDEKGSVKVNPKHSTKLTAESKVIAIAEDDDKVVYTGVREDIAKKKFTAPKAPVRKAEHLLVIGWSEMGQSVIAEVAQFLPKGSTVHIVANQKFVAADKLANLKFGANVKVTFAAVTGDIDELIAAASAKKYNEIIILGYRNAISESEADAQTMLTMLQMNQLFDAKGNGVEPTRLVAEILDSRKAELARVAAVDDLVVSDNLAALLIAQVSENPKLAPVFEDLFDADGASINVNPIEEYAPLGKEIEYAELVGIAHARGESAIGYRVLAASRDSSSSGVVLNPAKTQKFTPKAGDSLVVVGDLK, from the coding sequence ATGTCTGATAACAATCGCTCATTTGGTCAGGGGGCTCAGGGCGAACCTGATGCACCAAAGGCAAACAAAATTCGTTTCGCACAACGTCTGCGTTACAACTTCGACAACTCAATTGCCAGCAGTAAAAGCTTTATGGCTTTTATGGGTTTGGCCGTCGTTGTAGTTGCGGTTTTGATTACCGCTCTGCGGTACAACACTGAAGGTGCTGATGCGGAAGGGGCAAACTTTTTTGACCGCTTCTGGAGCACCATCGCCATCCTCTTTTTAGGTGCTGGCAAGCCCGATGCAAACTGGGGTCAGCGTGTGTTGGCCATCGTTTTCTGGGCTTCATCACTGATCTTCACCGCTACGGTTATCGGTTTTATCAGCAGCAAAATTTTGGGCATAGTCACAATGATGAAGAAGGGAAAAAGTGCCGTACTTGACGGCGGCCACACACTCATTTTGGGTTGGTCAAACCGTATTTTTCCGATCCTCAAAGAACTTGCCATTGCAAATCAGAACGTTCGCAAAGCGAAGGTTGTGGTCTTCTCAAATATTGATCGCGAGACAATGGAAGACGAGATTGCCTCGCGTGCTGGTGAACTTGGAAAACTAAAAGTCATCACCAGATTCGGTGATGCAACCAACCCAGCTGACCTACAGCGCGCCAATGTCTCTGCAGCCAAGTCAATCATTGTTCTAGATTCAGACAGCTCTGGCGATGCAACTGTGGTTTCCACAGTCTTGGCCCTAAAGGCTGTGAACGCATCCTCGGTGAATAAAATCATCGCCGAAGTTGATGACGCAAATACTGCCGAGGCGTTGCAGACAGCAACCGAAGGCCGAGTAATTCCGGTTCGTTCTCACGATGTTATAGCCCGAGTTACCGCTCAGGCTTCACGCCAGCCTGGCCTTGCCGCAGTAACGCTTGACCTGCTTGACTTCGATGGCGATGAGATTTACTTCAACCAGGTTCCAGCCTTGGCCGGCAAAACTTACGGCGATGCTTTGCTAGCTTTCAACACCGCTTCGGTTATTGGCCTGGTTGATGAAAAGGGCAGCGTAAAGGTTAACCCAAAGCACAGCACCAAACTCACCGCCGAGAGCAAAGTTATTGCCATTGCCGAGGATGATGACAAAGTTGTTTATACCGGCGTTCGCGAAGACATTGCCAAAAAGAAATTCACCGCACCGAAGGCACCCGTTCGAAAAGCAGAACACCTGTTGGTTATTGGTTGGTCTGAAATGGGCCAATCGGTAATTGCTGAGGTTGCGCAATTTTTGCCCAAGGGCTCGACCGTGCACATTGTCGCAAATCAGAAATTTGTCGCTGCCGACAAGCTAGCTAACCTCAAATTTGGTGCGAATGTAAAGGTCACTTTCGCAGCTGTCACCGGTGACATCGACGAACTTATTGCTGCCGCATCTGCAAAGAAATACAACGAGATCATCATCCTCGGTTATCGAAACGCAATCAGCGAAAGCGAAGCCGACGCACAAACCATGCTCACCATGTTGCAAATGAACCAGCTGTTTGATGCCAAAGGTAACGGCGTTGAGCCAACCCGCTTGGTGGCTGAAATTCTCGACAGTCGCAAAGCCGAACTGGCCCGAGTCGCGGCTGTTGATGACCTGGTAGTAAGCGATAACTTGGCTGCGCTGCTGATAGCTCAGGTTTCTGAAAATCCAAAATTGGCGCCGGTATTCGAAGATCTATTCGACGCCGATGGAGCTTCAATAAACGTAAATCCAATTGAAGAGTATGCCCCACTAGGTAAAGAAATTGAATACGCCGAACTTGTGGGTATCGCTCACGCTCGTGGTGAATCAGCAATTGGTTATCGGGTACTCGCTGCGTCTAGAGACAGTTCATCAAGCGGAGTAGTTCTAAACCCAGCCAAAACTCAAAAGTTCACACCAAAAGCTGGAGATTCCCTGGTTGTGGTTGGAGACCTTAAGTAG